AAATGTGTCGCCATCGGTGAATGTGGTCTTGATTACTTCAGGCTTCCGGAATCTGAAGAGGAGATCACAGCTGAAAAGAAACGCCAGAAAGAGGTTTTTATAGACCAGATCCTTTTGGCAAAAGAGCAAAAGAAACCGCTCATTGTCCACATCCGTGATGCAAGTGCAGATTCTCTCGAACTGCTGCAAAAGTATGCCGGAGAGGAGGGTGGGGTACTGCATTGTTACAATGCGGACGAATCTCTGCTGAAACTTGCTGACAGGAATTTTTACTATGGTATCGGTGGGGTACTGACATTCAAGAATGCAAGGAAACTCATCAATGTCTACCCAAAGATCCCGCAGGAGAAACTCCTCATTGAAACGGATGCGCCTTACCTGACACCGCATCCGCACCGTGGAGAACGCAATGAACCTGCATACTGTACTTTTGTGGCAGAAAAGATGAGTGAACTCAGTGGTATGCCTTGTGAAAAGATGGAAACACTGACGACAGAGAATGCCGTCAGGTTGTTTGGGATATAAGGCATAAAGGGCTTTTCCGACCTTTTTATCTACCTTTCTTGAAGATGATTTTCTTGAGCTCGATTCCATTCTACTCGTACCTGTCAGCAGAAAAACCTTCGAAAAGATGCTGCGTACTCTGTAAAAGGGCAAGCGTAGATAAAGAGAAATAAAGAGATAATATCTAAAAATAATCGGGGACCTGTTTGAGACGATCTTCCATACTTCTACTGCTTGCGGTTTTCTTCTTTTCGACTATGTTGTTTACGGGATGTGCCGGTAAGCAAAAGCATGTCTATAAAGCATCAGGCCATACATCAGCGGCAAGACAGAAGTCTACTATGCGCTGTTATACGGTATGGGGGAAGCGTTATAATCCTACCTATGTGAAAGTAGGACAGAAGATGAATGGTGTCTCGAGTTGGTACGGGCCCAATTTTCACGGAAAATACACCAGTAACGGTGAACATTACAACATGTATGCCAGAACGGCTGCACACAAGACCTGGCCCATGGACACGATGGTAAGGGTACACAATCTGCAGAACGGGAAAAGTACGATCGTGCGTATCAATGACAGGGGGCCGTTCGTCAGAGGGCGAATCATAGACTGTTCCTACAAAGCGGGCAAAGAGATCGGTCTTGACAGAATGGGCATTGCAAAAGTGCAGATAGAAGTGGTCGGTTTTTCCGGAAAAGTGCAGTCTGATGCTGCTATTTCCAGAGCGCGCAGGACCAATACACAAGCGCGTGTGAAACTGACGGACTTCGGTGTACAGGTGGGTGCGTTCAGACGTTATGAAGGCGCGAAGATCTATCGGCAGAAATATGCCGGACGCTATCCGAAATACAAGTCGGTCATCAGGAAGTTTGCGGATGTGGACGGTGCACCACTGTACCGTGTATGGCTGATGGGCTTCAACTCGGAAGAAGAAGCACGTGACTTTAAAAACTGTAATGATATGCCGGGCGCATTCATTGTACGAAATTAAGATGAGGGGATAAAATGATTGAAGTAACAAGAGAGACAAAAGAGACACAGATCTCGGTAAAACTGAACCTTTACGGGAAGGGACAGGCGAAGATAGACACGGGTGTCGGATTCTTCGACCATATGCTCGAAGCATTCACCAAACATGCACACATCGATATGGAAATATCCTGTAGCGGCGATACGCATATTGACGACCACCATACGGTTGAAGATGTGGGCATTGTGATCGGTCAGGCTTTGCGAAAAGCGATCTACCCTGTCAAGAGTATCGAGCGTTTCGGGAATGCCACGGTCGTGATGGATGAAGCAAGTGTGACCTGCGATATAGATCTTTCCAACCGCGGATTCCTTGTATTTGAACTGCCTATCGGCGGTAAGGTGGGAGAGTTCGATGTAGAACTGGTCGAAGAGTTCTTCCGGGCTTTCGCCTTCAACCTTCCATTGACGCTGCACCTGATCTACAACCGCGGAAAGAACAAACACCACATCATCGAAGCGGCTTTTAAAGCCCTGGCTGTGTCACTGAGACGTGCAGTAGCCATCAATGAGAATGCAGGTATACCGAGTACAAAAGGTGTACTGTGAGCATTGAACTGATCGTACTCGATGTGGACGGTACTATGACTGACAGCCGTATTACCTATTCACAGACCGGTGATGAAATAAAGTCTTTTAACGTCAAGGATGGTTTGGCGATCGCCAGCTGGAGAAAACTGGGGAAACAGGTGGCCATTATTACCGGCAGGAAGTCGGCTATTGTCGAACGCCGTGCCAAAGAGCTGCGTATAGAGCATTTCTATCAGGGGGTCGAAAACAAAAAAGAGGTCCTCGATGCGCTTTTGGAAAGACTGGATATCAGTATGAAGCATGTAGCAGCCATAGGTGATGACCTCAATGACCTCAGTATGCTCAAGGCGGCCGAGATCTCTTTTGTGCCAAGGGATGCCTCTGTACATGTAGACAGGATCGCTACGGTTGTCCTCTCTAAAAAAGGAGGGGATGGTGCGGTGAGAGAAATGATAGAGTATCTTATCGTCAAAGAGGGGCTGGAAAAAGAGTATCTGGGACTATGGGATTAAAGTTAGAACTACTGCTTGGCATACTGATCGTGGTAATGCTTGCTATAGCCTATAATGTGAAGCTTGTCGATGATGTCACAACGAAAGAGCGTTCCCGAAAAGAGATGGAATTCACCGATACGACTTTTACCGAAGTCGATACAAAGAGACTGCTTTCAGTACTGTTCAGTACGCATGGTACCCGTCAGAAAGGTATCTTGAGTGTGGACAATGTCATCTATCACAGCGATACCATTGAGCTGCTGCTGGCAGACAAAGGACGATATTTTGCCGATAAGGCGTATCTGGATGGAAATATCAGTGTGAAACAAAAAGAGGGCTTTAACTATTATGCTGAACATGTCATATATGACAAAAAGACGGAGATACTCACAATCACTTCAACTTTTACTGCACTGATGGATAAAAATACGATACACGGTAATACAGGCTGGTACGATACGCGTAAAAAAATACTTTTTGCCAAAAAGATCCATGCGGTAGTTTATACGGCTGAAAAGTAATAAATGGTATAATAAATATTAAATTTTAAGAAGGCTACATTGTGAATTTTATCAAACTGCTGCTCCCTTTTTTCATGCTGTTTGCATTGTATGCCCAAAAGGTGGAAGTCTCCTCTGATTCCATGAAGGCCGAAGAGATGAAAAAAGAGGTACATTTCATCGGGAATGTCAAGGTGAAACAGCATGACAGTTGGCTGCATGGTGACAAAGTGGTCGTTTATTTCGATGAGAACAACAAGACGAAGATGTATGAAGCCCAGGCGATAGGCAAAGAGAAAACAGTGACCTTTGAAGTTAAAGAGAAAAAGGGATTTTACAAAGGAAGTGCACTCAATGTAAAGTATTATCCTGTTACGTCCAAGTATGTCCTGACAGGCAAAGCCGTCATTGATGACCTTCTGAATAAACGACACGTTAACGGAGATGTCATTACGTTGGACATGATCACTGGAAATGCGATAGTCAAAGGCAGCAGAAAAAAACCGGTCAAGTTTATTTTTGATATGAAGGAGAAGAAGTGAGTGCACCACGTATCGTAGAAGCATCTTTTATAAAGTCTGCCCAGAGTATCGCTGATTCTCTTCCTGAAGATATGAGTGAAGTGGTCTTTCTGGGGCGCTCCAATGTAGGCAAAAGCTCAACACTCAACTCTCTGACACAGCGTAAGAACCTGGCAAAAAGCTCTGCCACACCGGGAAAAACACAACTGATCAACTTCTTTGAAACACGCTATCTTTTCAATGAAGAGAGTTATCCTGTACGCTTTGTCGATCTGCCTGGTTTTGGATATGCCAAGGTCTCAAAGTCACTTAAAGAGGTCTGGCAGAAGAATCTGGTCGAGTTCATCGAACACCGTGTCTCCATCAGGCTTTTTATCCATTTGCGTGACGCACGGCATCCCCATGCCAAAATAGATGATGATGTGGAAGCGTACATTTCCGAGTTCATCCGTCCCGATCAGCGTTACCTGACCGTCTTTACCAAGATCGACAAACTCAATCAGAAAGAGCGGGCCAAGCTCAAACGGGAATTCCCCGGTTCCATTACGGTGTCGAACATGAAGAAGAACGGACACGACAGGGTACATTACGAAATACTCAGTACGATCTTCGGTGTCGATGAGGAGAAAACGGTTTGATCACTCTGGTAAAAGCGAACCTGGCAGATATTCCTGCGATGCAGGCCCTGGTGGTCTCAGAGGTGAAAGAGGGGGTGATCCTGAACCGAAGCGAAGATGAGGTGGCCACGAATATACGCTCCTATGTACTGGCGAAAGAGGGAGAGAAGCTGATAGGCTATACGGCACTGCACATCCACTCCAGAAGAG
This DNA window, taken from Sulfurovum lithotrophicum, encodes the following:
- a CDS encoding KdsC family phosphatase; this translates as MSIELIVLDVDGTMTDSRITYSQTGDEIKSFNVKDGLAIASWRKLGKQVAIITGRKSAIVERRAKELRIEHFYQGVENKKEVLDALLERLDISMKHVAAIGDDLNDLSMLKAAEISFVPRDASVHVDRIATVVLSKKGGDGAVREMIEYLIVKEGLEKEYLGLWD
- the yihA gene encoding ribosome biogenesis GTP-binding protein YihA/YsxC, whose product is MSAPRIVEASFIKSAQSIADSLPEDMSEVVFLGRSNVGKSSTLNSLTQRKNLAKSSATPGKTQLINFFETRYLFNEESYPVRFVDLPGFGYAKVSKSLKEVWQKNLVEFIEHRVSIRLFIHLRDARHPHAKIDDDVEAYISEFIRPDQRYLTVFTKIDKLNQKERAKLKREFPGSITVSNMKKNGHDRVHYEILSTIFGVDEEKTV
- the lptA gene encoding lipopolysaccharide transport periplasmic protein LptA — encoded protein: MNFIKLLLPFFMLFALYAQKVEVSSDSMKAEEMKKEVHFIGNVKVKQHDSWLHGDKVVVYFDENNKTKMYEAQAIGKEKTVTFEVKEKKGFYKGSALNVKYYPVTSKYVLTGKAVIDDLLNKRHVNGDVITLDMITGNAIVKGSRKKPVKFIFDMKEKK
- the hisB gene encoding imidazoleglycerol-phosphate dehydratase HisB produces the protein MIEVTRETKETQISVKLNLYGKGQAKIDTGVGFFDHMLEAFTKHAHIDMEISCSGDTHIDDHHTVEDVGIVIGQALRKAIYPVKSIERFGNATVVMDEASVTCDIDLSNRGFLVFELPIGGKVGEFDVELVEEFFRAFAFNLPLTLHLIYNRGKNKHHIIEAAFKALAVSLRRAVAINENAGIPSTKGVL
- a CDS encoding TatD family hydrolase, which gives rise to MIIDTHCHLDDMRYNDDLDDVIHRARQNGVEKFIIPGADPQSLERAVQIAEQHDSVYFAVGVHPYDAGHYNRSYLEKFVEHPKCVAIGECGLDYFRLPESEEEITAEKKRQKEVFIDQILLAKEQKKPLIVHIRDASADSLELLQKYAGEEGGVLHCYNADESLLKLADRNFYYGIGGVLTFKNARKLINVYPKIPQEKLLIETDAPYLTPHPHRGERNEPAYCTFVAEKMSELSGMPCEKMETLTTENAVRLFGI
- a CDS encoding septal ring lytic transglycosylase RlpA family protein, producing the protein MRRSSILLLLAVFFFSTMLFTGCAGKQKHVYKASGHTSAARQKSTMRCYTVWGKRYNPTYVKVGQKMNGVSSWYGPNFHGKYTSNGEHYNMYARTAAHKTWPMDTMVRVHNLQNGKSTIVRINDRGPFVRGRIIDCSYKAGKEIGLDRMGIAKVQIEVVGFSGKVQSDAAISRARRTNTQARVKLTDFGVQVGAFRRYEGAKIYRQKYAGRYPKYKSVIRKFADVDGAPLYRVWLMGFNSEEEARDFKNCNDMPGAFIVRN